In Bradyrhizobium sp. CCBAU 051011, the following are encoded in one genomic region:
- a CDS encoding response regulator transcription factor, translating into MSGQDHRASDSHFMKWMESVTPLDENPDIVQLSVARARAADEAGAAIARQLNGPLTALLLYMNEIKQHSHQFSQTPGTRLYLQQVVENALQQTERVCALVKQISDSHPAAVSDALCKQAGEGHAGRPADGSRKPGLVLAPESGQKPLTKREREVLSLISEGCSNKQGALRMNISPRTFESHRAEAMRKLGARNTADLVRKALLQPA; encoded by the coding sequence ATGTCAGGACAAGACCATCGAGCCTCTGATTCGCACTTCATGAAGTGGATGGAAAGCGTCACGCCTCTCGACGAGAATCCTGACATCGTCCAACTGTCCGTCGCGCGCGCGCGGGCCGCGGACGAGGCAGGAGCGGCGATTGCCCGGCAGTTGAACGGGCCGCTGACGGCGTTGCTGCTCTACATGAATGAGATCAAGCAGCACAGCCATCAGTTTTCGCAGACCCCCGGCACCCGGCTCTATCTGCAGCAGGTGGTGGAGAACGCGCTTCAGCAAACCGAACGTGTCTGCGCTCTGGTGAAGCAGATATCGGACAGTCATCCAGCGGCGGTCTCCGATGCCCTTTGCAAGCAGGCCGGCGAGGGGCACGCCGGTCGGCCGGCGGATGGCAGCCGAAAGCCGGGCCTGGTGCTCGCCCCGGAGTCCGGCCAGAAGCCGCTGACCAAGCGCGAGCGCGAGGTGCTCAGCCTGATCAGCGAGGGTTGCTCCAACAAGCAGGGCGCCTTGCGCATGAACATCAGCCCAAGGACGTTTGAGAGCCATCGCGCCGAGGCCATGCGCAAGCTTGGCGCCCGCAATACCGCGGATCTGGTTCGCAAGGCGCTGCTGCAGCCCGCCTGA
- a CDS encoding response regulator, translating to MTRVLIVDDDPMVCTAIEIYLERHGFEVTIADGGEAGLRALEDSSFDLMLVDIFMPHMRGFESIRIFHERAPKIPLVAMSGYAFANLDSPAPDFLRMALELGAARCLRKPFTPGALLAIVNECLAEARSGFSGAVQSS from the coding sequence ATGACTCGCGTTCTCATCGTCGATGACGATCCCATGGTCTGTACGGCCATCGAGATCTATCTCGAGCGTCACGGCTTTGAGGTGACGATAGCCGACGGCGGCGAAGCCGGGCTTCGCGCGCTGGAAGATTCCTCCTTCGACCTGATGCTCGTCGATATCTTCATGCCGCACATGCGCGGCTTCGAATCGATCAGGATATTCCACGAGCGTGCGCCGAAAATTCCCCTGGTTGCGATGTCGGGATACGCCTTTGCCAATCTCGACTCGCCGGCGCCGGACTTCCTGCGCATGGCGCTCGAACTCGGTGCCGCGCGCTGCCTGCGCAAGCCGTTCACGCCGGGGGCGCTGCTGGCGATCGTCAATGAATGTTTGGCCGAAGCCCGGTCCGGGTTCAGCGGCGCCGTGCAGTCGAGCTAG
- a CDS encoding Crp/Fnr family transcriptional regulator produces the protein MIRPHLRATDLSPETVLVEVDETLKRAYLPHKGVISLVVNLARGEHVQVAMIGRDSIFGAFAALGDAVALNSAVVMVPGAASTIDLDQLRFAADQSTTLRTALVRHGLAVYAQIQQTAGCNASHTVESRLARCLLHTRDLSGSDKIVLTQEAMAQMIGARRNSVSLVANTLQQANFIHYSRGHIEITNVDGLIKTSCECYGTVKAQYTRLLHPRTHSVAA, from the coding sequence TTGATTCGCCCGCACCTGCGTGCCACGGACCTCAGTCCGGAGACGGTCCTGGTCGAAGTCGACGAAACGCTCAAGCGCGCATATCTTCCGCACAAGGGCGTTATCTCGCTGGTCGTGAATCTGGCGCGCGGCGAGCATGTCCAGGTCGCGATGATCGGCCGCGACAGCATTTTCGGTGCATTCGCTGCGCTTGGCGACGCGGTTGCGCTCAACAGCGCCGTGGTGATGGTGCCCGGCGCCGCCTCGACGATCGATCTCGACCAGCTTCGTTTTGCCGCAGATCAGAGCACAACGTTGCGCACCGCGCTGGTGCGGCACGGCCTCGCCGTCTATGCGCAGATCCAGCAGACTGCAGGCTGCAACGCCTCGCACACGGTGGAATCGCGGCTGGCGCGATGCCTGTTGCACACGCGCGACCTCTCCGGCAGCGACAAGATCGTCCTAACCCAGGAAGCGATGGCCCAGATGATCGGTGCGCGCCGCAACAGCGTTTCGCTGGTGGCCAACACCCTGCAGCAGGCTAACTTCATCCACTACAGCCGCGGGCATATCGAAATCACCAACGTGGACGGCCTGATCAAGACGTCCTGCGAGTGCTACGGGACGGTCAAGGCGCAGTACACGAGGCTGCTGCATCCGCGCACCCACAGCGTAGCCGCATGA
- a CDS encoding protein-glutamate O-methyltransferase CheR: MTPPDYEYLRKLLKDHSGLDLSADKQYLIESRLLPLSRKCGVAGIGELVQKMKGGSSTIIAQVVEAMTTNETFFFRDKIPFEHFRDTIVPEMLKARAGRKSIRIWCAAGSTGQEPYSLAMSLKEMGPALAGWRTEIIATDLSQEVLEKSKSGIYSQFEVQRGLPIQLLVKYFKQNGELWQISPELRGMVQHRQLNLLHDFSLLGNFDVVFCRNVLIYFDQETKINIFGRLAKAMEGDGFLVLGAAETVVGLTDVFKPFPDKRGLYRPSGARAASPQAGASMPRIAAMAGR, translated from the coding sequence GTGACCCCGCCAGACTATGAGTATCTGCGTAAGCTCTTGAAGGATCATTCCGGTCTCGACCTGTCCGCAGACAAGCAATATCTGATCGAGAGCCGTCTGCTTCCGCTATCGCGCAAATGTGGCGTGGCGGGCATCGGCGAACTCGTGCAGAAAATGAAGGGCGGATCGTCGACGATCATCGCTCAGGTGGTCGAAGCCATGACCACCAACGAGACCTTCTTCTTCCGCGACAAGATTCCGTTCGAGCATTTCCGCGATACGATCGTGCCGGAGATGTTGAAGGCGCGCGCCGGCCGCAAGAGCATCAGGATATGGTGCGCCGCCGGCTCGACCGGCCAGGAGCCGTATTCGCTTGCGATGTCGCTGAAGGAAATGGGCCCGGCGCTCGCCGGCTGGCGGACCGAGATCATCGCCACCGACCTGTCGCAGGAAGTGCTGGAGAAATCGAAATCGGGCATCTACAGCCAGTTCGAGGTCCAGCGCGGTCTTCCGATTCAGCTGCTCGTCAAATATTTCAAGCAGAACGGAGAATTGTGGCAGATCAGCCCGGAGCTGCGCGGCATGGTGCAGCATCGCCAGCTCAATCTGCTGCACGATTTCTCCCTGCTCGGCAATTTCGACGTCGTCTTCTGCCGCAACGTGCTGATCTATTTCGATCAGGAAACCAAGATCAATATCTTCGGCCGTCTTGCCAAGGCGATGGAAGGCGATGGCTTCCTGGTGCTCGGCGCGGCGGAAACGGTCGTCGGCCTGACCGATGTCTTCAAGCCGTTCCCGGACAAGCGCGGCCTCTATCGGCCGAGCGGCGCGCGGGCGGCATCCCCGCAGGCCGGCGCGTCGATGCCAAGAATCGCCGCGATGGCGGGACGGTGA
- a CDS encoding hybrid sensor histidine kinase/response regulator, with translation MDDLLREFLTETSESLDTVDNQLVRFEQDPSDAKILDNIFRLVHTIKGTCGFLGLPRLEALAHAGETLMGKFRDGMPVKAEAVTLILSSIDRIKEILAGLEATETEPEGTDEDLIEKLHAMAEGGHHAEAAAPPAPAPAPAPVAPPAPPAMTKGTLVEQVLERPLRPGEVSLDDLERAFRETETEVAAAPAPVAKAAPEVKEAAKEAKAKPAKRAAAVEADGEVADKIANQSIRVNVDTLEHLMTMVSELVLTRNQLLEISRRNEDTEFKVPLQRLSNVTAELQEGVMKTRMQPIGNAWQKLPRIVRDLSGELGKQIELEMHGADTELDRQVLDLIKDPLTHMVRNSADHGLETPAERLASGKGEQGTIRLSAYHEGGHIIICIADNGRGLNTERIKAKALQNGLVTEAELEKMTEAQIHKFIFAPGFSTAATVTSVSGRGVGMDVVRTNIDQIGGTIDIKSVAGEGSSVTIKIPLTLAIVSALIVEAGGDRFAIPQLSVVELVRARANSEHRIERIKDTAVLRLRNKLLPLMHLKKLLKIDDGSSSDPENGFIVVTQVGSQTFGIVVDGVFHTEEIVVKPMSTKLRHIDMFSGNTILGDGAVIMIIDPNGIAKALGASGASAHEMADEASAAHAIGGEQLTSLLVFRAGSSQPKAVPLGLVTRLEEIATDKIELSNGRHMVQYREQLMPLVQMNGVSVQTSGSQPILVFADDGRSMGLVVDEIIDIVEERLHIEVAGQQEGILGSAVIKGQATEVIDVGHFLPMAFADWFSRKEMRASSTAQSVLLVDDSAFFRNMLAPVLKAAGYKVRVAVNAQEGLSALRSGYNFDVVLTDIEMPDMNGFEFAETIRADHNLGQLPIIALSSLVSPAAIERGRQAGFHDYVAKFDRPGLIAALKEQTADDRRAA, from the coding sequence ATGGATGACCTGTTACGGGAGTTCCTGACAGAGACCAGCGAGAGCCTGGATACGGTCGACAATCAGTTGGTGCGGTTCGAGCAGGACCCGAGCGACGCGAAGATTCTGGATAACATCTTCCGCCTGGTCCACACCATCAAGGGCACCTGCGGCTTTCTGGGGCTGCCGCGGCTGGAAGCGCTCGCCCATGCCGGCGAGACCTTGATGGGCAAATTCCGCGACGGCATGCCGGTCAAGGCCGAAGCCGTGACGCTGATCCTGTCCTCGATCGACCGCATCAAGGAAATCCTCGCCGGGCTTGAGGCCACCGAGACCGAGCCCGAAGGCACCGACGAAGACCTGATCGAAAAGCTGCACGCGATGGCCGAAGGCGGCCATCATGCCGAGGCCGCAGCGCCGCCCGCACCCGCGCCCGCGCCGGCCCCCGTAGCGCCGCCGGCTCCGCCCGCGATGACCAAGGGCACGCTGGTCGAGCAGGTGCTGGAACGCCCGTTGCGTCCGGGCGAAGTCTCGCTCGACGACCTCGAGCGCGCCTTCCGCGAGACCGAGACCGAAGTTGCAGCCGCGCCGGCGCCCGTCGCCAAGGCCGCGCCCGAAGTCAAGGAAGCCGCGAAGGAAGCCAAGGCCAAACCGGCCAAGCGTGCCGCCGCTGTCGAGGCCGATGGCGAGGTCGCCGACAAGATCGCCAACCAGTCGATCCGCGTCAACGTCGACACCCTCGAACACCTGATGACCATGGTCTCCGAGCTGGTGTTGACCCGCAACCAGCTTCTGGAAATCTCCCGCCGCAACGAGGACACCGAGTTCAAGGTGCCGCTGCAGCGGCTCTCCAACGTCACCGCCGAGCTGCAGGAAGGCGTCATGAAGACGCGGATGCAGCCGATCGGCAACGCCTGGCAGAAGCTGCCGCGGATCGTCCGCGACCTCTCCGGCGAACTCGGCAAGCAGATCGAACTGGAGATGCACGGCGCCGACACCGAGCTCGACCGCCAGGTGCTCGACCTGATCAAGGATCCGCTGACGCACATGGTGCGCAACTCCGCCGACCACGGCCTGGAGACCCCGGCCGAGCGGCTGGCTAGCGGCAAGGGCGAGCAGGGCACCATCCGGCTGTCCGCCTATCACGAGGGCGGCCACATCATCATCTGCATCGCCGACAATGGCCGCGGTCTCAACACCGAGCGGATCAAGGCCAAAGCACTGCAGAACGGTCTCGTCACCGAGGCCGAGCTGGAGAAGATGACCGAAGCCCAGATCCACAAGTTCATCTTCGCGCCGGGCTTCTCGACCGCTGCCACCGTCACCTCGGTCTCCGGCCGCGGCGTCGGCATGGACGTGGTGCGCACCAATATCGACCAGATCGGCGGCACCATCGACATCAAGTCGGTCGCCGGCGAGGGCTCGTCCGTCACCATCAAGATCCCGCTGACGCTCGCCATCGTCTCGGCCCTGATCGTCGAAGCCGGCGGTGACCGCTTTGCGATCCCGCAGCTCTCGGTGGTCGAGCTGGTCCGGGCGCGGGCCAACTCCGAACACCGCATCGAGCGCATCAAGGACACCGCGGTCTTGCGGCTGCGCAACAAGCTGCTGCCGCTGATGCACCTGAAGAAGCTGCTGAAGATCGACGACGGCTCCTCCAGCGACCCCGAGAACGGCTTCATCGTGGTGACGCAAGTGGGCAGCCAGACCTTCGGCATCGTGGTCGACGGCGTGTTCCACACCGAAGAAATCGTGGTCAAGCCGATGTCGACCAAACTGCGGCACATCGACATGTTCTCCGGCAACACCATTCTGGGCGATGGCGCCGTCATCATGATCATCGACCCCAACGGCATTGCCAAGGCGCTCGGCGCCTCCGGCGCCTCGGCCCATGAGATGGCCGATGAAGCCTCGGCCGCGCATGCGATCGGCGGCGAACAGCTGACCTCGCTGCTGGTGTTCCGCGCCGGCTCCAGCCAGCCCAAGGCGGTGCCGCTCGGCCTCGTCACCCGGCTCGAGGAGATCGCCACCGACAAGATCGAGCTCTCGAACGGCCGCCACATGGTGCAGTACCGCGAGCAGCTGATGCCCTTGGTGCAGATGAACGGGGTCAGCGTCCAGACCTCGGGCTCGCAGCCGATCCTGGTGTTCGCCGACGACGGCCGCTCGATGGGGCTCGTGGTCGACGAGATCATCGACATCGTCGAGGAGCGGCTGCACATCGAGGTCGCCGGCCAGCAGGAGGGCATTTTGGGCTCGGCCGTGATCAAGGGCCAAGCCACCGAGGTGATCGACGTCGGCCACTTCCTGCCGATGGCGTTTGCCGACTGGTTCTCGCGCAAGGAGATGCGGGCCTCATCGACGGCGCAGTCGGTGCTGCTGGTCGATGACTCCGCGTTCTTCCGCAACATGCTGGCCCCGGTCTTGAAGGCCGCCGGCTACAAGGTGCGGGTCGCCGTCAACGCCCAGGAAGGCCTTTCTGCGCTGCGCTCGGGTTACAACTTCGACGTGGTGCTGACCGACATCGAAATGCCGGACATGAACGGCTTCGAGTTCGCCGAGACGATCCGCGCCGACCACAATCTGGGCCAACTGCCGATCATCGCGTTGTCCTCGCTGGTGTCGCCGGCGGCGATCGAGCGCGGGCGGCAGGCCGGCTTCCACGATTATGTCGCCAAGTTCGACCGTCCCGGCCTGATCGCGGCGCTGAAGGAACAGACCGCCGACGACAGGCGCGCGGCATGA
- the flbT gene encoding flagellar biosynthesis repressor FlbT: MPLRVELKPFERIVIGETVLVNSGIRTSFLIDGEAPILRERDTINAETANTPAKRLYLCIQTMYLKNDIPRYRTAYQGYLRELRDARPGDRLTIDAANNHVAAGALYKALKEIRKLVKREDELLAA; the protein is encoded by the coding sequence GTGCCGCTACGCGTTGAACTGAAGCCATTTGAACGGATCGTTATCGGGGAAACCGTTCTCGTCAATTCCGGCATCCGCACCTCGTTCCTGATCGACGGTGAGGCGCCAATCCTGCGCGAGCGGGACACCATCAATGCGGAGACAGCCAATACGCCCGCAAAGCGGCTCTATCTCTGCATTCAGACCATGTATCTGAAGAACGACATCCCGCGTTACCGGACCGCCTATCAAGGTTACTTGCGCGAACTGCGCGATGCCAGGCCGGGCGACCGCCTCACAATCGACGCCGCCAATAACCATGTGGCCGCAGGCGCACTCTACAAAGCGCTCAAGGAAATCAGGAAGCTGGTGAAGCGCGAAGACGAACTGCTCGCAGCCTGA
- a CDS encoding response regulator, producing the protein MAFDLSMPILVVDDYSTMIRIIRNLLKQLGFENVDEASDGSAALAKMQTKRYGLVISDWNMEPMTGYDLLKEVRASPEFSKTPFIMITAESKTENVIAAKKAGVNNYIVKPFNAATLKTKMEAVFPDAAG; encoded by the coding sequence ATGGCTTTTGACCTGTCGATGCCGATCCTGGTGGTCGATGACTACAGCACCATGATCCGCATCATCCGTAACCTTCTCAAGCAGCTCGGATTCGAGAATGTCGACGAGGCCAGCGATGGATCGGCCGCGCTCGCCAAGATGCAGACCAAGCGATACGGCCTCGTGATCTCCGACTGGAACATGGAGCCGATGACCGGTTACGACCTGCTCAAGGAAGTCCGCGCCAGCCCTGAATTTTCCAAGACGCCTTTCATCATGATCACGGCGGAATCCAAGACCGAAAACGTCATCGCCGCGAAGAAGGCCGGCGTCAACAATTACATTGTGAAGCCGTTCAACGCCGCGACGCTGAAGACCAAGATGGAAGCGGTATTCCCGGACGCCGCCGGCTGA
- a CDS encoding chemotaxis protein CheW — protein MTTTKTDTIDGTVAEYVTAVIGGQLFGLPISRVQDVFMPERLTRVPLASAEIAGVLNLRGRIVTVVDMRARLGLPRNDDGKPPMAVGVDLRGESYGLLIDQIGEVLRLPDASCEENPVNLDPRMAKLAGGVHRLDGQLMVVLDVDRVLEIVPKTALAA, from the coding sequence ATGACAACAACCAAGACCGACACCATCGACGGCACCGTGGCCGAATACGTCACCGCCGTGATCGGGGGACAATTGTTCGGCCTGCCGATCTCGCGGGTGCAGGACGTGTTCATGCCGGAACGGCTGACGCGGGTGCCGCTGGCATCCGCCGAGATCGCCGGCGTGCTCAATCTGCGCGGCCGCATCGTCACCGTGGTCGACATGCGCGCCCGGCTCGGGCTGCCCAGGAACGACGACGGCAAGCCGCCGATGGCGGTCGGCGTCGACCTGCGCGGCGAGTCCTACGGCCTCTTGATCGACCAGATCGGCGAGGTGCTGCGGCTGCCCGACGCCAGCTGCGAGGAAAACCCCGTCAACCTCGATCCCCGCATGGCCAAGCTCGCCGGCGGCGTGCACCGCCTCGACGGCCAGCTCATGGTCGTCCTCGACGTCGATCGCGTTCTCGAAATCGTGCCGAAAACAGCCCTCGCAGCTTAG
- a CDS encoding response regulator transcription factor: protein MAEKAPSRGEIFVVDDDPAVRDTLSMVLTAGGYQVICFADGAALLAIARTRTPACILLDVHIPGKSGLDILRELHGEDYPAPIFMISGQGDIAMAVSAIKNGALDFIEKPFRGSEIVARLDDAIEAYARRQAQNAPSRIATLHFPGREPLTRREREVLEQFTAGASNKEAGRHLGISPRTIEDHRANIMKKLGARNAADLVRIVMTTQRQGQI, encoded by the coding sequence ATGGCTGAAAAGGCCCCCTCCCGTGGGGAGATTTTCGTAGTCGATGACGACCCTGCCGTTCGCGACACGCTTTCGATGGTCCTGACGGCAGGCGGCTATCAGGTCATCTGTTTCGCCGACGGCGCTGCCCTGCTGGCGATTGCACGAACGCGGACGCCAGCCTGCATCCTTCTCGATGTGCATATCCCCGGTAAGTCCGGTCTCGACATTCTGCGAGAGCTGCATGGCGAGGACTACCCCGCGCCGATCTTCATGATCTCAGGGCAGGGCGATATCGCCATGGCGGTCAGCGCCATCAAGAACGGCGCGCTGGATTTCATCGAAAAGCCGTTCCGCGGCAGCGAAATCGTAGCAAGGCTCGATGACGCGATCGAGGCTTACGCCCGCCGGCAGGCGCAAAACGCCCCGTCGCGCATTGCGACCCTGCATTTTCCGGGACGGGAACCGCTCACGCGGCGCGAGCGCGAGGTGCTGGAGCAGTTCACCGCCGGCGCTTCCAACAAGGAAGCGGGGCGGCATCTCGGGATCAGCCCGCGCACGATCGAGGATCACCGCGCCAATATCATGAAGAAGCTTGGCGCTCGGAATGCCGCCGACCTGGTCCGCATCGTGATGACCACCCAGCGTCAGGGCCAGATCTGA
- a CDS encoding PAS-domain containing protein, whose protein sequence is MEKLDAALNNMSHGLCMLGPDNRLLLWNDRYVKMYKAGARPPARRMHAR, encoded by the coding sequence ATGGAGAAGCTCGACGCGGCGCTCAACAATATGAGCCACGGCCTTTGCATGCTCGGGCCGGACAACCGCCTGCTGCTGTGGAACGATCGCTATGTAAAAATGTACAAGGCTGGCGCCCGACCGCCTGCGCGTCGGATGCACGCTCGATGA
- a CDS encoding PleD family two-component system response regulator, translating to MKTCLVVDDSSVVRKIARRILEEMDFQIVEAEDGEQALEACKNAMPTAVLLDWNMPVMDGYEFLGHLRRMPGGDAPKVVFCTTENGMDHISRALHAGANEYIMKPFDKDIVAAKFQEVGLVELVDQSSI from the coding sequence ATGAAAACCTGTCTGGTCGTCGATGATTCCAGCGTGGTGCGAAAGATCGCGCGCCGCATCCTGGAAGAAATGGACTTTCAGATCGTCGAGGCCGAGGACGGCGAGCAGGCGCTGGAAGCCTGCAAGAACGCCATGCCCACCGCCGTCCTGCTCGATTGGAATATGCCGGTCATGGACGGCTACGAATTCCTCGGCCATCTGCGCCGCATGCCCGGTGGCGACGCGCCCAAGGTGGTTTTCTGCACCACCGAGAACGGCATGGACCATATTTCGCGCGCGCTGCATGCCGGCGCCAACGAGTACATCATGAAGCCGTTCGACAAGGACATCGTCGCCGCGAAGTTCCAGGAAGTCGGCTTGGTCGAGCTGGTCGACCAGAGCTCGATCTGA
- a CDS encoding PilZ domain-containing protein, which translates to MTDDGKGAERVTFSRGYDVCLMAIDGTWRRDCQLNAISDTDATLTVEGSIQGLNLKEFFLLLSSTGLAYRRCELVRVNGTEMDIRFLRGKHGKKKSGASSKAEADA; encoded by the coding sequence ATGACGGATGACGGCAAGGGCGCGGAGCGGGTCACGTTCAGCCGGGGCTATGATGTCTGCCTCATGGCGATCGACGGCACCTGGCGCAGGGACTGCCAACTCAACGCGATCTCGGACACCGACGCCACGCTGACCGTGGAAGGCTCCATTCAAGGCCTTAATCTCAAGGAGTTCTTCCTGCTCTTGTCCTCGACCGGCCTCGCCTATCGCCGCTGCGAGCTCGTTCGCGTCAACGGCACGGAAATGGACATCCGCTTCCTGCGCGGCAAGCACGGCAAGAAAAAGTCGGGTGCTTCGTCAAAGGCCGAAGCTGACGCCTAA
- a CDS encoding flagellin, translating into MSGIVLSSSVRQNLLSLQSTADLLATTQNRLATGKKVNTALDNPTNYFTAASLDSRASDINNLLDGIGNGVQVLQAANTGITSLQKLVDSAKSVANQALQTTVGFSTKSSFTSVVIDGATADNLVADQAPTNAAFTGTSAPQRGAYTSTAVATPGGQLETAGPVNATPSSLLSQLTVAVAANDTLVVNGKTITFQAGANGLVGSGNAYTMGVDTSLSDLMTAIDTLSGNTTPANASTATGGIITLRSGTAADLVVTGTAAVALEINTAAQSTATRGGGAVTAGALAGTTKLSVGDGTAASIANAFAVGDTITVNGKTLTFVAATATGNDPNEIKVDSDVTGLLAKIDGLTGSTTASTITGGKITLNTGTLSDLSITSSNAGALSSLGLAGGVTQARTQVLGVLEGKTLKIGATGGGTATDIVFGAAPGRVSSLNQLNEALAANNLQATFVSGKLTITTTNEAASATIGAITGSAVGAGQAFAAGTTAPAPVVDADAKLARDNLVTQYNNIINQITTTTQDASFNGINLLGGDTLKLTFNETGKSTLSIQGVNFNPAGLGLDVLSSGAFKDNAAINEIVTALNGASSTLRSQASAFGSNLSIVQIRQDFSKNLINVLQTGSSNLTLADTNEEAANSQALSTRQSIAVSALALANQSQQSVLQLLR; encoded by the coding sequence ATGTCAGGTATTGTTCTCTCCTCGTCGGTTCGCCAGAACCTCCTCTCGCTGCAGTCGACCGCTGATCTGCTCGCCACCACGCAGAATCGCCTTGCCACGGGCAAGAAGGTCAACACGGCCCTCGACAACCCCACCAACTATTTCACCGCCGCCTCGCTCGACAGCCGCGCCAGCGACATCAACAATCTGCTCGACGGCATCGGCAACGGCGTGCAGGTCCTGCAGGCTGCCAACACCGGCATCACCTCGCTGCAGAAGCTCGTCGACTCCGCCAAGTCTGTCGCCAATCAGGCGCTGCAGACCACGGTCGGCTTCTCGACCAAGTCGTCGTTCACCTCGGTCGTGATCGATGGCGCAACCGCCGACAATCTCGTCGCCGATCAGGCCCCGACCAACGCCGCGTTCACCGGCACTTCCGCTCCGCAGCGCGGTGCGTATACCAGCACCGCGGTGGCCACCCCGGGCGGCCAGCTCGAGACGGCCGGCCCGGTCAACGCGACCCCCTCGTCGCTGCTGTCCCAACTCACCGTTGCGGTTGCTGCTAACGACACGCTGGTCGTCAACGGCAAGACGATCACGTTCCAGGCGGGCGCGAATGGCCTCGTCGGTTCGGGCAACGCCTATACGATGGGTGTCGATACCTCGCTGAGCGATTTGATGACAGCGATCGACACCCTGTCGGGCAACACCACCCCGGCCAACGCCTCGACAGCAACGGGCGGCATCATCACCCTGAGGTCCGGTACGGCCGCCGACCTCGTCGTGACCGGTACCGCGGCCGTCGCGCTCGAAATCAACACTGCCGCTCAAAGCACCGCCACTCGTGGCGGTGGCGCCGTGACGGCCGGCGCTCTGGCCGGCACCACCAAGCTGAGCGTCGGCGACGGCACGGCTGCTTCGATTGCAAACGCCTTCGCCGTGGGTGATACCATCACCGTCAACGGCAAGACGCTGACCTTCGTGGCCGCCACCGCGACCGGCAACGATCCGAACGAAATCAAGGTCGACAGCGACGTCACTGGCCTGCTGGCGAAGATCGACGGTCTGACCGGCTCGACGACGGCTTCGACCATCACCGGCGGCAAGATCACGCTGAACACCGGCACGCTGAGCGACCTCTCGATCACCAGCAGCAACGCCGGCGCTCTCAGCTCGCTCGGTCTGGCCGGCGGCGTAACCCAGGCTCGCACCCAGGTCCTGGGCGTGCTGGAAGGCAAGACCTTGAAGATTGGTGCGACCGGCGGCGGCACTGCCACCGACATCGTGTTCGGCGCCGCCCCCGGCCGTGTCTCCTCGCTCAACCAACTGAACGAGGCTCTCGCCGCCAACAACCTGCAGGCCACTTTCGTGTCCGGCAAGCTGACGATCACCACGACGAACGAAGCGGCTTCGGCCACGATCGGTGCCATCACCGGTTCCGCGGTTGGCGCCGGCCAGGCGTTCGCTGCCGGCACCACGGCTCCGGCTCCGGTCGTTGACGCAGACGCCAAGCTGGCCCGTGACAACCTGGTCACCCAGTACAACAACATCATCAATCAGATCACCACCACCACGCAGGACGCGTCCTTCAACGGCATCAACCTGCTCGGCGGCGACACCCTGAAGCTGACGTTCAACGAAACCGGCAAGTCCACGCTGAGCATCCAGGGCGTGAACTTCAACCCGGCCGGCCTCGGCCTCGACGTTCTGAGTTCGGGCGCCTTCAAGGACAACGCTGCGATCAACGAGATCGTGACGGCGCTTAACGGCGCGTCGTCCACGCTCCGCTCGCAGGCTTCGGCCTTCGGTTCGAACCTTTCGATCGTGCAGATCCGTCAGGATTTCTCGAAGAACCTGATCAACGTGCTGCAGACCGGCTCGTCGAACCTGACGCTGGCTGACACCAACGAGGAAGCGGCGAACAGCCAGGCGCTGTCGACCCGCCAGTCGATCGCGGTGTCCGCGCTGGCGCTGGCCAACCAGAGCCAGCAGAGCGTGCTGCAGCTCCTGCGCTAA